In a single window of the Hoyosella subflava DQS3-9A1 genome:
- the sucC gene encoding ADP-forming succinate--CoA ligase subunit beta, whose product MDLFEYQAKELFAKHGVPTTPGRVADTAEEAEQIAAEIGKPVVVKAQVKTGGRGKAGGVKLASDPADAKAKAEGILGLDIKGHVVKRLLVAEASDIKEEYYISFLLDRANRTFLAMCSKEGGVEIEQVAAETPDALARVAVDPNEGVDLAFARKIAEGGKLPAEVLDAAAETIAKLWEVFVKEDTLLVEVNPLVRTPDDQILALDGKVTLDGNADFRQPEHEEFVDAEAADPLEAKAKAKGLNYVKLDGEVGIIGNGAGLVMSTLDVVAYAGEEFGGVKPANFLDIGGGASAEVMANGLDVILNDPSVKSVFVNVFGGITACDAVANGIVNALEILGDDANKPLVVRLDGNNVVEGRRILDEAAHPLVQQVDTMDGAAARAAELAAAAK is encoded by the coding sequence ATGGATCTCTTCGAATACCAAGCGAAAGAACTTTTCGCGAAGCATGGAGTCCCCACCACTCCGGGGCGAGTGGCTGACACTGCGGAGGAAGCCGAGCAGATCGCTGCGGAAATCGGCAAGCCAGTTGTAGTGAAGGCTCAGGTCAAAACCGGAGGCCGTGGCAAAGCGGGCGGCGTCAAGCTCGCCTCGGATCCCGCCGACGCAAAGGCGAAGGCTGAGGGGATCCTCGGACTCGACATCAAAGGACACGTCGTCAAGAGGCTCCTCGTCGCTGAAGCGAGCGACATCAAAGAGGAGTACTACATTTCCTTCCTCCTCGACCGCGCCAACCGGACCTTCCTCGCGATGTGTTCCAAAGAAGGCGGCGTCGAGATCGAGCAGGTCGCGGCTGAAACGCCCGACGCTCTCGCGCGGGTTGCGGTAGACCCAAACGAGGGAGTCGACCTTGCGTTCGCACGCAAGATCGCAGAAGGCGGCAAACTCCCGGCTGAGGTCCTGGACGCGGCAGCGGAAACAATTGCCAAGCTCTGGGAGGTCTTCGTCAAGGAAGATACCCTCCTGGTAGAGGTCAACCCTCTGGTTCGCACACCGGATGACCAGATTCTTGCACTCGATGGCAAGGTGACACTCGATGGCAACGCAGACTTCCGTCAGCCTGAGCATGAAGAGTTCGTCGACGCAGAGGCTGCTGACCCACTCGAAGCCAAGGCCAAGGCTAAAGGCCTGAACTACGTGAAGCTCGACGGTGAGGTCGGCATCATCGGTAACGGCGCCGGACTTGTGATGTCCACGCTCGACGTCGTCGCGTACGCCGGTGAAGAGTTCGGCGGTGTGAAGCCCGCGAACTTCCTCGACATCGGTGGCGGTGCCTCAGCAGAGGTCATGGCCAACGGTCTTGATGTCATCCTCAACGATCCGAGCGTCAAGAGCGTTTTCGTCAACGTATTTGGCGGCATCACGGCGTGTGATGCGGTAGCCAACGGCATCGTGAACGCGCTCGAGATCCTCGGCGATGATGCGAACAAGCCGCTCGTTGTCCGTCTGGACGGCAACAACGTAGTTGAGGGGCGCCGCATCCTCGACGAAGCCGCGCACCCATTGGTGCAGCAAGTAGACACCATGGACGGCGCGGCGGCACGCGCCGCTGAACTCGCCGCTGCGGCGAAGTGA
- a CDS encoding M23 family metallopeptidase, with protein sequence MLRTTPNKHAQKRAPKGRIALAVVTIGATFAGGQAVLMADSAAHADSNIAFASANASLDSPAFAATSDSNSPSGTVQVLNVTRALDPSSYAQQLATSKRFSDERAAREAEMRRPVAALPVIGVLTSTFGQRWGTLHGGIDIAAPIGTPIVAVADGEVIDSGPAAGFGLWVRIRHDDGTVTVYGHNDTNIAQVGDRVHAGQQIATVGNRGFSTGPHVHFEVWIGGDNKIDPIGWLADLGIDVFGGRG encoded by the coding sequence ATGCTGCGCACCACACCGAACAAACATGCCCAGAAACGTGCCCCGAAGGGCCGGATCGCGCTTGCCGTCGTCACCATCGGCGCTACTTTCGCGGGCGGCCAGGCTGTCCTGATGGCGGACTCGGCGGCACACGCCGACAGCAACATTGCGTTTGCGAGCGCAAACGCGAGCCTCGACAGTCCTGCATTCGCGGCCACGTCCGACTCGAACAGCCCCTCAGGGACCGTCCAGGTCCTGAACGTCACTCGGGCGCTCGACCCCTCTTCTTACGCTCAGCAGCTCGCCACCTCGAAGCGCTTCAGCGATGAGCGCGCTGCCCGCGAAGCAGAGATGCGCCGCCCCGTCGCAGCACTCCCCGTCATCGGTGTCCTGACTTCCACGTTCGGTCAGCGCTGGGGCACGCTGCATGGCGGTATCGATATCGCTGCACCGATCGGTACGCCGATCGTGGCTGTTGCGGACGGCGAAGTCATCGATTCCGGACCTGCTGCAGGTTTTGGGCTCTGGGTCAGGATCCGTCACGACGACGGAACGGTTACCGTCTACGGCCACAACGACACCAATATCGCCCAGGTAGGTGATCGTGTGCACGCCGGTCAGCAGATCGCCACTGTCGGCAACCGCGGCTTCTCCACCGGCCCGCACGTTCACTTCGAGGTGTGGATCGGTGGCGACAACAAGATCGACCCGATCGGGTGGCTGGCCGACCTGGGAATCGACGTATTCGGTGGACGCGGATAG
- the sucD gene encoding succinate--CoA ligase subunit alpha, which translates to MAIFLTKDSKVIVQGITGAEGTKHTRRMVKAGTNIVGGVNPRKAGSDVDGIPVFASVKEAMEKTGADVSVVFVPPAFTKAAVIEAIDAEIPLAVVITEGIPVHDTTAFWAYNNSQGNKTRIVGPNCPGVISPEQSNAGIIPADITNAGKIGLVSKSGTLTYQMMFELRDFGFTTCVGIGGDPVIGTTHIDCIQAFQDDPDTELIVMIGEIGGDAEERAAEYIKANITKPVVGYVAGFTAPEGKTMGHAGAIVSGSSGTAQAKKDALEAAGVRVGKTPSETAEIAREILEKL; encoded by the coding sequence GTGGCAATCTTTCTGACCAAAGACAGCAAGGTCATCGTCCAGGGCATCACCGGCGCTGAGGGCACCAAGCACACCCGGCGCATGGTGAAGGCTGGCACCAACATTGTCGGCGGCGTTAACCCGCGCAAGGCAGGCAGTGATGTAGACGGCATTCCCGTGTTCGCCTCCGTCAAGGAAGCGATGGAGAAGACAGGGGCCGACGTCAGCGTCGTTTTCGTGCCCCCGGCCTTCACCAAGGCGGCCGTCATCGAGGCAATCGATGCGGAGATCCCGCTCGCTGTTGTGATCACCGAGGGTATTCCGGTGCACGACACCACCGCGTTCTGGGCCTACAACAACTCGCAGGGCAACAAGACCAGGATCGTCGGGCCGAACTGCCCCGGTGTCATCAGCCCAGAGCAGTCGAACGCGGGCATCATCCCGGCCGACATCACCAACGCTGGCAAGATCGGCCTGGTTTCCAAGTCGGGCACCCTGACCTACCAGATGATGTTCGAACTCCGTGACTTCGGATTCACCACTTGCGTCGGCATCGGTGGCGACCCAGTCATCGGTACGACTCACATCGATTGCATCCAGGCGTTCCAGGACGACCCGGACACCGAACTGATCGTCATGATCGGTGAGATCGGTGGTGACGCGGAGGAGCGGGCAGCCGAGTACATCAAGGCGAACATCACCAAGCCGGTCGTCGGTTATGTCGCCGGATTCACCGCACCTGAGGGTAAGACGATGGGTCACGCTGGTGCTATCGTCTCGGGTTCGTCCGGCACCGCGCAAGCGAAGAAGGACGCGCTCGAGGCAGCCGGAGTACGCGTCGGCAAGACACCTTCTGAAACCGCAGAGATCGCTCGGGAGATCCTGGAGAAGCTCTGA